A region of the Sphaerodactylus townsendi isolate TG3544 linkage group LG15, MPM_Stown_v2.3, whole genome shotgun sequence genome:
agccatgTGGCtggtcttctcccatgcttgtgccctgtggaaaagccggggtgtgtggcaggccggtaggcaagctggtaggcttagccagtgcccgacaccccagcaactggggttgggttgggccgataggcggccggtaggcttagccagtgcTCGACATCCCAGCAAGCTTGGGAGGATGGTGGGCCAGTAGGCGgccagtaggcttagctggtgcccgtctcctcagcagcagcaggaagggttgaagccgggggtttgcccctggggctcccagctttcTGCAGGTggtccccaatggagattgggggacgcttgatgttgcgacccgtttgctgcccagcttctctgtaCATAGTTATGTTAtgattaataaattgggctgcggcccaatccattttccaagcctgtcgttgtagtGTATTCATTTGCccgagaagggtctcaccatctgcatgcaaataaGCCTGTCCctgttagttatttatttatttatttatttatttatttatttatttatttatttatttatttatttatttatttatttatttatttatttattattctacttttataccgccctcccccgaagggctcagggcggtttacaacagtgataagacaataaaaattaaaacaatttaaaagcagcatccaatttctgtatcaattaaaataaagatggcgtcccgctattaaaactcctacaaagggaggAGTGTTAATCAGTGTTTCTCTGCTTCTATTCTTTTCTTATCAGCTACATTCCAGTGTGGTTACAGTCTCAGGCAAGGCCAATTTGTGTCTATGTTTTTCCAAAAAGCCCTTTTCTATATTCTCTAATAGATATGATTCTTACATATATGATGTGTTATAAATTACTCTAATATAGTTCCTGTGactatctctgtctgtctgtctgtctgtctgtctgtctgtctgtctgtctgtcctgtctgtctgtctgtctgtctgtcttttgttCAATTTCCCTCCCATCTTTCATGGTTTTTGCAGGACCCATGATCCCCAGAATAGAATAAAAAACCATTTTGATCCAACCCATAGAACTAAAAAGCAACTGAAATAGCTATATGAACCTCTTTCTGATCTTCCTGACACACAGCCTTGTTAGTTGTGCAGCTCTACACAGAGCTCACAGAGCCCCTTTCCTGCTGGTTGTTCCCTATAGCATAGTCCTTGAATGTTGCATAAATGTTATTCAGTTAATTCCCCTGATGAAGTCACATGGGATGTCTTTGGGGAATAGATACAGATACTGTCTGGTGGCTCAGATTGTTTCCTGGTAGCAAATAAAAGGTTTGCCAGAATTTTAAGATTTGTTTTCAAAATCATCAGTCCATCACATTACAATATCTTGAGAATGAAAGTAGTAagtattcaggaaaaaaaaatagacaaatgGGTATTCTTTTATTCCTATAAGAATTTCATTTAAACTTTCTTGGTATTGCAATACTTTATCACAGTTTAGGGCTGCATGTCTGGTTTTCAGGATTAGTCACTAAGAACTGTAGCTCATGAAGGCAGCGATGCTGTTCCCTGTGGCATGGTAGGTTAAGAGTGGGTACAAAACTCTTCAGCCAATTCTGCTCATATACAGAATGTCCATGAGGACTGACACTCAGCTGACAGAAGTTATGTAGAATATGAAACATCTGATATCAGGAAACTGGAAAATGTTTTTGCTTTCCCTGGGAATCAAGCTGCCATGTTACTGAGACACATACTTAATTATCATCTCAATGAAAGCAGTAGATATTTGGCCAAAAATATAATCATATAATAACCATTGAGATGCTAACATCATACAAAATTAGCTGATAATCAAGTTAAGTAATGTCTAGCAAGATTTGAAGAATGGTTTCAAATGACAGCTAATCCGTATCTCCTTATGCACTATACCTTTTCCAGTGTTTCTTCTCTAGCTTCAAAATAAAGGAAATACATGCACTTTAAAGCAATAAGGATCAGTGTGATAGAGATAACAATGGTAGACTTTGGACTGATGTTTATATTGTTGATGAAAGGACAGTTCCTTGTTTGACTCAAAACTGATTACATGCCCGTGGGTATCCCAGTTAAATACTAAAAAATGACCAGTGGCCATTTTTTTAAGCTGCAATGTTATTAGATTTGCCCAGTAGACCAATGTTCAGCAACAAACTATAATGATATTTTCATGTCTGCTTTTCTGCAGATAAACCCCTTGAGCAACCAAACACTTATCACAGAAGTCATTCTGCTGGGATTCGGGGATCACCCtgaactgcagatttttttcttcctgctgtttcttGTCATTTATGTCATCACCATCATGGGGAATGTTCTTATAGTTGTGCTAGTTGTGAGTGACAGGCACCTTCACACTCCCATGTACTTCTTCCTGGGGAACTTGTCCTGCCTGGAAATCTGTTACACCACAACCATCCTTCCCAGAATGCTAGCAAGTTTCCTGACAGGGAATAGAGCCATTTCCTTATCCGGTTGCCTTATACAGCTATATTCCTTTGGCTTTCTGGTGACTGCAGAAACTTGTCTCTTATCTGTAATGTCTTACGATCGGTATTTAGCCATTTGCAAGCCGTTCCAATATCAGTTTGTTATGAATAGCAAGGTATGTACCTCTTTAGCCGCTGGTTCTTGGATAAGTGGCTTTATTTCAGTCTCGGTAGTGGTTGTATGGATGTCACAGTTAACGTACTGTGGCTTCAATGTCATTGATCATTTCTTCTGTGACACTATCCCACTAATCAAGTTGGCTTGTAGTGACACATCCCTGGTTATGCAGGTAGCCTTTGTGTTATGTTCTGTATTCACTTTTCCTCCATTTCTGTTGACTGTAACATCATACATTTGCATCATATCAGTCATCCTGAGAATCCCCACA
Encoded here:
- the LOC125444167 gene encoding olfactory receptor 11A1-like; this translates as MKVINPLSNQTLITEVILLGFGDHPELQIFFFLLFLVIYVITIMGNVLIVVLVVSDRHLHTPMYFFLGNLSCLEICYTTTILPRMLASFLTGNRAISLSGCLIQLYSFGFLVTAETCLLSVMSYDRYLAICKPFQYQFVMNSKVCTSLAAGSWISGFISVSVVVVWMSQLTYCGFNVIDHFFCDTIPLIKLACSDTSLVMQVAFVLCSVFTFPPFLLTVTSYICIISVILRIPTTNGRQKTFSTCSSHLLVVTIFYVTLMIVYLLPEEPSLRGSSKVFSVFYTVMTPLINPLIYSLRNKEVKEALRKWDQKFWSPLGF